Proteins from a genomic interval of Acomys russatus chromosome 19, mAcoRus1.1, whole genome shotgun sequence:
- the Chst8 gene encoding carbohydrate sulfotransferase 8 → MAKARFLGGLRHLVVAIIFAVQVPHFRNTGSDLRTPTERVTRDSPSGFPRGLQLQVPDQPRAHLKTAASHLRLRQRRRRLLIKKMPPTAGTIRGGRNSTETFVQPRPRTVDSRWVSLQQTQQERKRVMQEACAKYRASSSRRAVTPRHVSRIFVEDRHRVLYCEVPKAGCSNWKRVLMVLAGLASSAADIQHNTVHYGSALKRLDTFDRQGIVHRLSTYTKMLFVREPFERLVSAFRDKFEHPNSYYHPVFGKAILARYRANASREALRTGSGVQFPEFIQYLLDVHRPVGMDIHWDHVSRLCSPCLIDYDFVGKFESMEDDANFFLRLIHAPGNLTFPRFKDRHSQEARTTSRITHQYFAQLSSLQRQRTYDFYYMDYLMFNYSKPFSDLY, encoded by the exons ATGGCCAAGGCGAGGTTCCTGGGGGGACTGCGCCACCTTGTGGTAGCAATTATATTTGCCGTTCAGGTCCCACATTTCCGCAATACT GGTAGCGACTTGAGGACACCCACGGAAAGGGTCACACGAGATTCACCCAGCGGGTTCCCAAGAGGCCTCCAACTGCAGGTGCCTGACCAGCCTCGAGCTCACCTGAAGACGGCTGCTTCTCATTTGCGACTCCGGCAGCGCAGGCGGAGACTGCTCATCAAAAAGATGCCGCCGACTGCAGGAACCATCCGCGGAGGCAGGAACTCGACTGAGACCTTTGTCCAGCCAAGACCCCGCACCGTGGACAGTCGTTGGGTCAGCCTGCAGCAGACCCAGCAGGAGCGCAAGCGCGTGATGCAGGAAGCCTGTGCCAAGTACAGGGCCAGCAGCAGCCGCAGAGCGGTCACTCCCCGCCACGTGTCCCGCATCTTCGTGGAGGACCGCCACCGGGTGCTGTACTGCGAGGTGCCCAAGGCAGGCTGCTCCAACTGGAAAAGGGTGCTTATGGTGCTTGCCGGGTTGGCCTCCTCCGCTGCGGATATACAACACAACACCGTGCACTACGGCAGCGCCCTCAAGCGCCTGGATACGTTCGACCGTCAGGGCATCGTGCACCGGCTCAGTACCTACACCAAGATGCTCTTTGTCCGGGAACCCTTTGAGCGGCTGGTCTCTGCTTTCCGAGACAAGTTCGAGCATCCCAACAGTTACTATCATCCCGTCTTTGGCAAGGCTATCCTGGCCCGGTACAGGGCCAACGCCTCGCGGGAGGCGCTGCGGACTGGATCCGGTGTGCAGTTCCCCGAATTCATCCAGTACCTCCTGGATGTCCACAGGCCCGTGGGCATGGACATCCACTGGGACCACGTTAGCCGCCTGTGCAGCCCCTGTCTCATCGACTATGACTTTGTGGGCAAGTTCGAGAGCATGGAAGACGACGCCAACTTCTTCCTGCGGCTCATCCACGCACCTGGCAACCTGACTTTCCCGAGGTTCAAGGACAGGCACTCTCAGGAAGCGCGGACCACGTCGAGGATCACCCATCAGTACTTCGCTCAGCTCTCCTCCCTGCAGCGGCAGCGCACCTACGACTTCTATTACATGGACTACCTGATGTTCAACTACTCCAAGCCTTTCTCGGACCTATACTGA